Proteins co-encoded in one Bacteroidota bacterium genomic window:
- a CDS encoding T9SS type A sorting domain-containing protein produces MSIAPNPANNYLNIELNAENTLTEITIYNLLGQVLYQTELVQNLLRITTDKFNNGIYIIECKRGNISSSQVFRFQNN; encoded by the coding sequence ATTTCAATTGCTCCTAATCCAGCTAACAATTATTTAAACATTGAACTCAATGCTGAAAATACACTAACAGAAATTACAATCTATAATTTATTAGGACAAGTTTTATATCAAACTGAATTAGTGCAAAATCTGCTACGTATAACAACCGATAAATTTAATAATGGTATTTATATAATTGAATGTAAACGCGGAAACATTTCATCGAGTCAGGTTTTTCGATTTCAAAATAATTAA
- a CDS encoding T9SS type A sorting domain-containing protein yields MEIQFGEVNYGGQYKDYAAGVDQTPDGNWVVCGTLYNVLNNSQDAAVLMLSDDGVINALHFMERKEMMLLEVHRDAAGGYIVCGSINQTDDNADILLMHVDESGATLNIPAANDNGSSIRLYPNPVTETIHIMVSATAIDAQLVVYDISGKKVIHIDNIYSQMIDISATELTSGLYFYSFINKNDATAPLNGTFEVLK; encoded by the coding sequence ATGGAAATTCAATTTGGGGAAGTTAATTATGGTGGCCAGTATAAAGATTATGCTGCAGGAGTTGACCAAACACCTGATGGCAATTGGGTTGTATGTGGAACATTATACAATGTTTTAAATAATTCTCAGGATGCGGCAGTTTTAATGTTGAGTGATGATGGTGTAATTAATGCTTTACATTTTATGGAGCGGAAGGAGATGATGCTGTTAGAAGTACATCGTGATGCCGCAGGTGGATATATTGTTTGCGGCTCCATTAATCAGACAGATGATAATGCAGATATTTTATTAATGCATGTGGATGAATCCGGTGCAACGTTAAATATACCTGCTGCAAATGATAATGGTTCGTCAATTCGATTATATCCTAATCCTGTAACAGAAACAATTCATATAATGGTTTCAGCAACTGCAATTGATGCGCAATTAGTTGTTTATGATATCAGCGGGAAAAAAGTAATTCATATTGATAATATTTATTCTCAAATGATTGATATTTCTGCAACTGAACTTACTTCAGGGTTGTATTTTTATTCATTTATAAATAAAAATGACGCAACTGCTCCATTAAACGGAACATTTGAAGTGCTGAAATAA
- a CDS encoding GNAT family N-acetyltransferase, translating into MNILQTIKINKTNSSDEDFIRLVRLLDADLAQRDGDDHAFFAQFNKIDAIQHVIVLYVDGLAVACGAIKEYAPEIMEIKRMYVLPEYRGKGYASRVLTALEEWAAALQYHKCILETGEKQPEAIRLYHKNNYHVIPNYGQYIHVKTSVCFEKVLG; encoded by the coding sequence ATGAATATCTTACAAACAATAAAAATAAATAAAACAAATTCATCGGATGAAGATTTTATTCGACTGGTTCGTTTATTAGATGCAGATCTTGCACAACGTGATGGTGATGATCATGCTTTTTTTGCGCAGTTTAATAAAATTGATGCCATTCAGCATGTAATTGTTTTATATGTTGATGGATTAGCCGTTGCTTGCGGTGCAATTAAAGAATATGCACCTGAAATTATGGAAATTAAACGCATGTATGTTTTACCGGAATACCGTGGAAAGGGTTATGCATCGAGGGTTTTAACAGCATTGGAAGAATGGGCTGCAGCACTACAGTATCATAAATGTATTTTGGAAACCGGAGAAAAACAACCGGAAGCAATTCGCTTATATCATAAAAATAACTATCACGTTATTCCCAATTACGGACAATATATACATGTAAAAACAAGTGTTTGTTTCGAGAAAGTATTAGGCTGA
- a CDS encoding helix-turn-helix domain-containing protein, translating to MIWTNFPSNFVYFFAIHPVQLDTLGPVDLIIIPSLTYDYAHVLKNNTALIEWIAAQYKTGAEIASICTGAFLLAATGLIDGKSCSTHWNAATDFKRLFPEIDLQIDKLIAVEDGIYSNGGAYSFLNLMLFLVEKYFDRDTAIFCSKVFQIDIDRHTQSPFFIFKAQKNHGDDVVLNAQKFIEENLSEKISFEDLSIQLNTSRRNFDRRFIKATGNTPVEYLQRVKIEAAKRLLELGRKNINEVMYEVGYADDKAFREIFKRLTGLSPIDYKQKFNREVVFGI from the coding sequence TTGATTTGGACAAATTTTCCCAGTAACTTTGTCTATTTTTTTGCAATTCATCCTGTTCAACTTGACACTTTAGGCCCTGTTGATTTGATTATTATTCCTTCGCTCACCTATGATTATGCTCATGTATTAAAAAACAATACCGCTTTAATCGAATGGATTGCAGCGCAATACAAAACGGGAGCTGAGATTGCCAGTATCTGCACTGGTGCTTTTCTTTTGGCAGCAACGGGGTTAATAGATGGGAAAAGCTGCTCCACACATTGGAATGCGGCAACTGATTTTAAACGTTTGTTTCCTGAAATTGATTTACAGATTGATAAATTAATTGCTGTGGAAGATGGTATTTATTCAAATGGTGGGGCTTATTCGTTTTTAAATTTAATGTTGTTTTTAGTTGAAAAATATTTCGACAGAGATACCGCCATTTTCTGCTCAAAAGTATTTCAGATTGATATTGACAGACATACGCAATCGCCATTTTTCATTTTCAAAGCACAAAAAAACCATGGAGATGATGTAGTGCTGAATGCTCAAAAATTTATAGAAGAAAATTTATCTGAAAAAATATCATTTGAAGATTTATCAATTCAACTAAATACCAGTAGAAGGAATTTTGACAGGCGATTTATTAAAGCGACAGGAAACACACCTGTTGAATATTTACAACGCGTAAAAATAGAAGCGGCAAAACGATTGCTGGAACTCGGTAGAAAAAATATCAATGAGGTTATGTATGAAGTGGGATATGCTGATGATAAAGCCTTTCGTGAAATTTTCAAACGACTTACCGGCTTGTCGCCAATAGACTATAAGCAAAAATTTAACAGAGAAGTTGTTTTTGGGATATAG
- a CDS encoding SRPBCC family protein, whose amino-acid sequence MKNSVTITTIFNCSLERAFKSPMLCDVSKVHTGYGLMPKVTHCTEDANWGKPGGTKKVFVAKSPTFAGGESSTDKVLERVENKYWVIEVSDFKAWMLGFTKFVGTWKTTELEPNKILIEYTYTMHANQPLFYPFTWLFTKTFWRIYMKRVLENVRALAYNNEPYMYA is encoded by the coding sequence ATGAAAAACAGTGTTACAATAACCACCATTTTTAATTGTTCCCTGGAACGCGCCTTTAAAAGCCCCATGTTATGTGATGTTTCGAAGGTACACACGGGTTACGGATTAATGCCAAAAGTGACGCATTGCACAGAAGATGCAAACTGGGGCAAACCCGGTGGCACAAAAAAGGTTTTTGTAGCTAAATCGCCAACCTTCGCGGGTGGCGAATCATCAACAGATAAAGTACTAGAACGTGTAGAAAATAAATATTGGGTTATAGAAGTAAGCGATTTTAAAGCGTGGATGCTTGGCTTTACCAAATTTGTTGGCACCTGGAAAACCACCGAACTGGAGCCAAACAAAATATTAATAGAATATACTTATACGATGCACGCCAATCAACCTCTCTTTTATCCTTTCACATGGTTATTTACTAAAACCTTTTGGCGCATTTATATGAAACGGGTGCTGGAAAACGTACGCGCCTTAGCATATAATAACGAACCCTACATGTACGCATAA